One window from the genome of Prochlorococcus marinus XMU1411 encodes:
- a CDS encoding DUF3084 domain-containing protein, producing the protein MAWILIAFLILLGGLIAPFGDLLGTKIGKARFSILKLRPKKTATIVTVITGGFISAISIGLLILVSEEFRQRLFVDIPFLQKTLDESKKALLPLQEERKRLEDKITNKEKELKKLKSDVKEFRRGNVVIKRGQTLFIAQVTSNPDIKLDLANIYNSADRYVQKIVIPTKKEIKNILLWRPSDISEIELVTSKGGNWILLIKSATNVLKGDNFVFVYPELLQNKIIVRRGEVITSAILETKDFGYKNINSKIKTLLRKTRDKIKLRGSIVNEISTRGDFIKKIRDSLKINQNNEYLLEVISLNDSKTADPIIVELNITKL; encoded by the coding sequence GTGGCTTGGATTTTAATTGCTTTTTTAATATTACTCGGAGGATTAATTGCACCATTTGGTGATCTGCTTGGTACAAAGATTGGAAAAGCAAGATTTAGTATCTTAAAATTAAGACCTAAGAAAACCGCAACAATTGTAACTGTCATCACTGGGGGCTTTATTAGTGCAATATCTATAGGATTATTGATTTTAGTTAGTGAAGAATTTAGGCAAAGACTTTTTGTTGATATCCCTTTTTTGCAAAAAACTTTGGATGAGAGTAAAAAGGCTCTTCTTCCTTTGCAAGAAGAAAGAAAGAGGCTTGAGGATAAGATTACTAATAAAGAAAAGGAACTAAAAAAACTCAAAAGTGATGTTAAAGAATTTAGGAGAGGAAATGTAGTTATAAAAAGAGGGCAAACTTTATTTATTGCTCAAGTTACTTCTAATCCAGATATAAAATTAGATCTAGCAAATATTTATAATAGTGCAGATAGATATGTTCAGAAAATTGTAATACCTACTAAAAAAGAAATAAAAAATATTCTTTTGTGGAGACCTAGTGATATTTCTGAAATTGAATTAGTTACTTCAAAAGGTGGAAATTGGATCTTATTGATTAAATCAGCAACTAATGTTTTAAAAGGAGATAACTTCGTTTTTGTTTACCCAGAATTACTGCAAAATAAAATCATTGTAAGAAGAGGAGAAGTTATTACTAGTGCAATTCTTGAAACAAAGGATTTTGGGTATAAAAATATTAATTCAAAAATTAAAACTTTGTTGAGAAAAACCAGAGATAAAATAAAGTTAAGAGGATCTATTGTTAATGAAATTAGTACAAGAGGCGACTTTATTAAAAAAATTAGAGATTCATTGAAGATAAATCAAAATAATGAATATCTATTAGAGGTTATATCTTTAAATGATAGTAAAACTGCTGATCCAATAATAGTGGAGTTAAACATAACTAAATTATAG
- the ntcA gene encoding global nitrogen regulator NtcA, translating to MIPSSRGFNRFSSQQSGQSKITSVGERFPINRTLMEVIKGLEGASTEMVERSKTIFFPGDPAERVYLIRRGAVRLSRVYESGEEITVALLRENSLFGVLSLLTGHRSDRFYHAIAFTRVEIITAPANSVLRAIEDDASVGLLLLQGLSSRILQTETMIETLTHRDMSSRLVSFLMVLCRDFGVASEKGITIDLRLSHQAIAEAIGSTRVTITRLLGDLKDSGLVNIERKKITVFDPIALAKRFN from the coding sequence ATGATACCTTCTTCTCGAGGATTCAACAGATTCAGTTCGCAACAATCCGGACAAAGTAAAATAACTTCTGTTGGAGAACGTTTCCCAATCAATAGAACTTTAATGGAAGTAATTAAAGGTCTAGAAGGTGCAAGCACAGAAATGGTTGAGAGATCTAAAACAATATTCTTCCCAGGAGATCCTGCAGAGAGGGTTTATTTAATAAGGAGAGGAGCAGTAAGGTTGTCAAGAGTTTATGAGTCAGGTGAAGAGATAACTGTTGCTCTCCTTAGAGAAAATAGTCTTTTTGGTGTTTTATCTCTCTTAACAGGCCATAGATCCGATCGTTTTTATCATGCTATAGCTTTTACAAGAGTTGAAATAATAACAGCCCCCGCGAATTCTGTTTTAAGAGCAATTGAAGATGATGCCTCTGTAGGATTATTATTACTACAGGGTCTTTCAAGTAGGATCCTGCAAACAGAAACAATGATAGAAACTCTTACGCATAGGGATATGTCTTCTCGTTTAGTTAGCTTTTTAATGGTCCTTTGTAGAGACTTTGGAGTTGCAAGTGAAAAAGGTATTACAATCGATTTAAGACTTTCACATCAAGCAATTGCGGAAGCTATTGGTTCAACAAGAGTCACAATTACAAGATTATTAGGAGATTTGAAAGATTCTGGACTTGTTAATATTGAAAGAAAAAAGATTACAGTATTTGATCCAATAGCTCTTGCAAAAAGATTTAATTGA
- a CDS encoding thioredoxin domain-containing protein: MQTESREPLLNKNLKAILVFLVVVLIISLIFFRNLFFQSTYLLKSFGELSVDPEIAFKNNKPTFLEFYAEWCEVCKEMAPKVSALKETYEEDINFVFLNVDNQKWENYIRKFDVNGIPQINLFDTKGNLKSTFIGNQQEVIIRESIADLEKEVGSQEKILNAEFSEIKENKNYEVTPLSHG, translated from the coding sequence ATGCAAACTGAGAGTAGAGAACCACTTTTAAATAAAAACTTAAAAGCAATACTTGTTTTTTTAGTTGTTGTTCTTATTATTTCTTTGATTTTTTTTAGAAATCTTTTTTTTCAATCAACTTATCTTCTTAAGAGTTTTGGAGAATTATCTGTTGATCCCGAAATAGCTTTTAAAAACAATAAGCCAACATTCCTTGAATTTTACGCTGAATGGTGCGAAGTTTGCAAAGAAATGGCTCCAAAAGTATCAGCCTTGAAGGAGACATACGAAGAAGATATTAACTTTGTTTTTTTAAATGTTGATAATCAAAAATGGGAAAATTATATTCGAAAATTTGATGTCAATGGGATTCCTCAAATTAACCTTTTCGATACAAAAGGTAATTTAAAATCTACTTTTATTGGTAATCAACAAGAAGTAATAATAAGAGAATCAATAGCAGATTTAGAAAAAGAAGTGGGATCTCAAGAAAAAATTCTTAATGCTGAATTTTCTGAAATCAAAGAAAATAAAAATTATGAAGTCACCCCTCTTAGTCATGGATGA
- a CDS encoding DUF3177 family protein, translating to MNVFNQVSIWLSFQLTIIFFIGIPVALFFWSIKKRNKAVNKLLTIYWKISLLFFISLLLLIGKYNYALTITNISTILMTTSVWFWTDINDEFKEYDFSYPIITTTKIWRWALTFISLNFFIQSLQNLSCFSFINSAACEIWLHPSSNFYIIIKNLFNFFFGANFTQPVAKYLGLFSLLIYSLGLIQWSILKLPKNGRNSYFSENGRN from the coding sequence TTGAACGTTTTTAATCAAGTTTCTATTTGGCTATCATTTCAACTTACAATAATTTTCTTTATTGGTATTCCTGTTGCATTATTCTTTTGGTCCATTAAAAAAAGAAATAAAGCTGTTAATAAACTTCTAACAATTTATTGGAAAATATCACTTTTATTTTTCATAAGCCTTTTACTTTTAATAGGTAAATATAATTATGCTTTGACCATAACAAATATTTCAACAATATTAATGACGACTTCAGTTTGGTTTTGGACTGATATTAATGATGAATTTAAAGAATATGATTTTTCTTACCCCATTATCACAACAACAAAAATATGGAGATGGGCACTAACTTTTATATCTCTAAATTTCTTTATTCAAAGTTTACAAAACTTGAGCTGCTTTTCTTTTATTAATTCTGCTGCATGCGAAATTTGGCTTCACCCTTCTTCAAATTTCTACATTATTATCAAAAATTTATTTAATTTTTTCTTCGGAGCTAATTTTACTCAGCCGGTAGCAAAATATTTAGGATTATTTTCATTACTAATCTACTCTTTAGGATTAATTCAATGGTCAATCCTAAAATTACCTAAAAATGGAAGAAACTCTTACTTCTCCGAAAATGGCAGAAATTGA
- the dcd gene encoding dCTP deaminase, protein MLKNDLWINQKASEGMINPFQSDLVRHLEPDNKQKPVLSYGCSSYGYDLRLSSKEFLIFRHIPGTVMNPKKFNPNNLEKTVLHHDDDGDFFILPAHSYGLGVALEKMKVPENITVICIGKSTYARLGIIVNTTPAEAGWEGHLTLEFSNSSGADCRIYANEGICQLLFFEGDPCSTTYEDRRGKYQNQPEKVTLAKI, encoded by the coding sequence ATGCTTAAAAATGATCTCTGGATAAATCAAAAAGCTTCTGAAGGAATGATAAACCCCTTCCAATCAGACTTGGTGCGACATCTTGAGCCTGACAATAAACAAAAGCCAGTTTTGAGTTACGGATGTTCCTCATATGGCTATGATTTAAGACTTTCATCGAAAGAATTCCTAATTTTTAGGCATATTCCAGGAACTGTAATGAATCCTAAAAAGTTTAATCCAAATAATTTAGAAAAAACTGTCCTGCACCATGATGATGATGGAGACTTTTTTATTCTTCCTGCTCACTCATATGGTTTAGGGGTAGCCTTAGAAAAGATGAAAGTACCCGAAAATATTACTGTAATTTGCATTGGGAAAAGTACTTATGCACGTTTAGGAATTATTGTTAATACAACTCCTGCAGAAGCAGGTTGGGAAGGCCACCTAACTTTAGAATTTAGTAATAGTTCAGGTGCTGATTGCAGAATTTATGCCAACGAGGGAATCTGTCAGCTTCTCTTTTTTGAGGGTGATCCTTGCTCTACAACATATGAAGATAGAAGGGGTAAATATCAAAATCAACCAGAAAAGGTAACTCTAGCAAAGATTTAA
- a CDS encoding cob(I)yrinic acid a,c-diamide adenosyltransferase: MVISSSNSYSRSNPELVKISSSNKINLKNFIQNGQIQIYQSSYRGSYSSIIRDCLRNAALGRKVLLVQFMKGGVKQGISNAVKLCGNLTWVRSSHAFDQYHSEEIENDENLKKTIHESTYELWNFCKKQLLSGENDQIILDEIFLAIEMKIIDKDDLISTLKNRFIAGDVILTGTDIPKELSLMANQITELRS; this comes from the coding sequence ATGGTAATTAGTTCATCTAATAGTTATTCAAGAAGCAACCCCGAGTTAGTAAAAATAAGTTCTTCTAACAAGATAAACTTAAAAAATTTTATTCAAAACGGGCAAATCCAAATCTATCAGTCTTCCTACAGAGGAAGTTATAGCTCTATCATTAGAGACTGCCTTAGAAATGCTGCTCTTGGCAGGAAAGTACTTTTAGTTCAATTCATGAAAGGAGGTGTTAAACAAGGTATTTCTAATGCAGTAAAGCTTTGTGGCAACTTAACTTGGGTAAGATCATCACATGCTTTTGATCAATATCATTCTGAAGAAATTGAAAATGATGAAAATTTAAAAAAAACTATTCATGAATCAACTTATGAATTATGGAATTTTTGCAAAAAACAATTACTTTCTGGTGAAAATGATCAAATAATACTTGATGAAATTTTTCTTGCAATTGAGATGAAAATTATCGATAAGGATGATTTGATTTCAACACTTAAAAACCGATTTATAGCAGGAGATGTAATTCTTACTGGTACAGATATTCCTAAAGAATTATCTTTAATGGCCAACCAAATTACTGAACTTCGCTCATAA
- the thyX gene encoding FAD-dependent thymidylate synthase: MSKVELISLTPDAEKTMAYIARVSNPSNQKNEDYSKLLSYCIKNEHWSVFEQSFMTLQIETNRGIAAQILRHRSFTFQEFSQRYADSSQLGNIPLPDLRRQDFKNRQNSIADLPDELKKRFNTKISSHFKAASELYEDLLAEGIAKECARFVLPLATPTRIYMSGSCRSWIHYINLRSAHGTQEEHKSIAQDCKSIFKKSFPIVSESLDW; this comes from the coding sequence ATGAGTAAAGTTGAACTTATTTCCTTAACTCCGGATGCAGAAAAAACGATGGCTTATATTGCAAGAGTTAGCAATCCAAGCAATCAGAAAAATGAAGATTATTCAAAATTATTAAGTTATTGCATTAAAAATGAACATTGGAGTGTGTTCGAACAATCATTTATGACCTTACAAATAGAAACAAACAGGGGAATTGCTGCTCAAATTTTAAGACATAGATCATTTACTTTTCAGGAATTTTCGCAGAGATATGCAGATAGTTCTCAATTGGGGAACATTCCTCTACCAGATTTAAGAAGACAAGATTTTAAAAATAGGCAAAATTCTATTGCAGATCTACCTGATGAATTAAAAAAAAGATTCAATACAAAAATTTCTTCACATTTTAAAGCTGCTTCAGAATTATATGAAGATTTACTTGCCGAAGGAATAGCCAAAGAATGTGCAAGATTTGTTTTACCATTAGCAACCCCAACTAGAATTTATATGTCTGGATCATGCAGGTCATGGATTCACTATATTAATTTAAGGTCAGCTCACGGTACTCAAGAAGAACATAAGTCCATTGCCCAAGATTGCAAATCTATTTTCAAAAAAAGTTTTCCGATTGTATCAGAATCTCTAGATTGGTAA
- a CDS encoding phosphoglucosamine mutase has protein sequence MQTIFGTDGIRGIFDEEITYSLAYKVGFALGSNLDNNNPILIGRDTRISGDILLHAITKGINASGKEFINLGICPTPAIPFLIQQENFSSGIMISASHNPPEYNGIKIFDHNGQKITKNFENKIQKFIEKSNQNTTVATKDISLTTNKELMDIYIKSLIQSMGEENLSGMKIILDTCYGSATTCAKKIFQSLGADVRVINNSKNGLKINMNCGSTNLEPLKKALRENPADMGFSFDGDADRVIGLDSKGNVLDGDHMLFLWGRELMGQKTLTNNLLISTQMANLGFEKAWNEIGGILYRTDVGDKYVYEAIKEKRAVLGGEQSGHILSKINNFSGDGILTALQISKYCKKKNITLNDWLNSSFEPFSQKLTNINLNFNMKKINPETKILIYQIIENFHKTYSDNCRIYIRPSGTEPLMRILVEAKNKKKVDSLSREITNKLFLEINKIIN, from the coding sequence ATGCAAACAATCTTCGGAACTGATGGAATAAGAGGAATATTTGATGAAGAAATAACATATTCTTTAGCATATAAAGTTGGTTTTGCTTTAGGTTCTAATTTAGACAATAATAATCCAATATTAATTGGAAGAGATACGAGAATTAGCGGAGATATTCTGCTTCATGCAATAACAAAAGGTATAAATGCAAGTGGCAAAGAATTTATAAATCTTGGAATCTGCCCCACCCCAGCTATCCCTTTTTTAATCCAACAAGAAAATTTTAGTAGTGGGATAATGATATCAGCAAGTCATAATCCTCCTGAATATAACGGCATAAAAATCTTTGATCATAATGGTCAAAAAATTACCAAGAATTTTGAAAATAAAATTCAAAAATTTATTGAAAAGTCAAATCAAAATACAACAGTTGCGACAAAAGATATCTCTCTAACAACAAATAAAGAGCTTATGGACATTTACATCAAAAGCTTAATCCAATCAATGGGCGAGGAAAATTTAAGCGGCATGAAAATTATATTAGACACATGCTATGGATCAGCAACAACTTGCGCAAAAAAAATTTTTCAGAGTCTGGGTGCTGATGTAAGAGTTATCAATAACTCTAAAAATGGATTAAAAATTAATATGAATTGTGGTTCTACTAACCTCGAACCATTAAAAAAAGCATTAAGAGAGAATCCTGCAGATATGGGATTTAGCTTTGATGGAGATGCTGATAGAGTAATTGGATTAGATTCTAAAGGCAATGTATTAGATGGAGATCATATGCTTTTTCTCTGGGGAAGAGAACTTATGGGACAAAAGACTCTAACAAATAATTTACTAATATCAACTCAAATGGCAAATTTAGGTTTTGAAAAGGCCTGGAACGAAATTGGTGGAATTTTATATCGAACTGATGTAGGAGATAAATACGTTTATGAAGCAATTAAGGAAAAAAGAGCTGTTTTGGGTGGAGAACAGTCTGGACATATTCTTTCAAAAATTAATAACTTTTCCGGAGATGGAATATTGACTGCACTTCAAATTTCTAAATACTGTAAAAAGAAAAATATTACATTAAATGATTGGCTGAATAGTAGTTTTGAACCTTTTTCACAGAAACTTACAAATATTAATTTAAATTTTAATATGAAAAAAATAAATCCAGAAACCAAAATTTTAATCTATCAAATTATAGAAAATTTTCATAAAACTTATTCTGATAATTGTAGGATTTACATTAGGCCTAGTGGCACAGAACCATTAATGCGAATTCTTGTTGAAGCCAAAAACAAGAAAAAAGTTGATTCTTTATCAAGAGAGATAACAAACAAACTCTTTTTAGAAATTAATAAAATAATTAACTAA
- the pth gene encoding aminoacyl-tRNA hydrolase, producing MKEIFLIGLGNPGKKYSKSRHNIGFLLLQTLSKKYNSNFLLKDKLKSSYSEFKIKDSTYRLFLPNTFMNNSGDAVRAIVDWYKINLDQIYIIVDDKDLPIGKIRFRKKGSSGGHNGLKSIIEKLQTHNFNRIRIGIGSPPSDNGINNFNTISHVLGDISQGEKSILNTVYKRVIESLEQLNTKKEEYIINELNSFDKDQ from the coding sequence ATGAAAGAAATATTTTTAATAGGCTTGGGGAATCCAGGTAAAAAATACTCTAAAAGTAGGCATAATATAGGCTTTCTGCTACTTCAAACTCTCTCGAAGAAATACAATTCAAATTTTTTATTAAAAGATAAACTCAAAAGTTCTTACTCAGAATTCAAAATAAAAGACTCTACTTACAGATTATTTTTACCAAATACTTTTATGAATAATAGTGGTGATGCTGTTCGAGCAATAGTTGATTGGTATAAGATTAATTTAGATCAAATTTATATAATAGTAGATGATAAGGATTTACCTATTGGAAAAATAAGATTTAGAAAAAAAGGGAGCTCAGGTGGACATAATGGACTTAAAAGCATTATTGAAAAATTGCAAACTCACAACTTTAATAGAATAAGAATCGGTATTGGTTCTCCACCATCAGATAATGGAATAAACAATTTCAATACTATTTCTCATGTATTAGGAGATATTTCTCAAGGAGAAAAATCAATATTAAATACAGTATATAAGAGGGTTATAGAATCTCTCGAACAATTAAACACAAAAAAAGAAGAATATATAATAAATGAATTAAATTCTTTTGATAAAGACCAATAA
- a CDS encoding DUF3146 family protein, protein MRSKPETIANVSIKEYCFSKKHIKGVVKASQFKWTFTWSFNKGLLLVNPPLGRALIEDALLRFLLKKDYELEAGNEYKFTISAKF, encoded by the coding sequence ATGAGGTCAAAACCAGAAACAATAGCTAATGTCAGTATTAAAGAATATTGCTTCTCAAAAAAGCATATTAAGGGAGTTGTCAAAGCTAGTCAATTTAAATGGACTTTTACATGGTCTTTTAATAAAGGCTTATTATTAGTAAATCCTCCATTGGGAAGAGCATTAATTGAAGATGCCTTATTAAGATTTTTATTAAAAAAAGATTATGAACTAGAGGCAGGAAACGAATATAAGTTTACTATTTCTGCCAAGTTTTAA
- the trmB gene encoding tRNA (guanosine(46)-N7)-methyltransferase TrmB → MRQHVNPLSRNFNEIERIPSLSDMFGNSKLNLHLDIGSAAGEFLFDLALDNTSWNYLGIEIRERLVKNAKLKVIEKEIKNLYFLFGNANNILNDVQSKIIIKNLKSISFNFPDPWFKKRHFKRRVIQPEFINILSNSLQKGTLIFIKTDVKDLFDYMDSTISSNFYFKKIDKKDFDYSKSFNPSKVKTNREKYVIVNQLEIFERIYIKD, encoded by the coding sequence ATGAGACAGCATGTAAATCCACTTAGTAGAAATTTCAATGAAATTGAGAGAATACCTTCTTTGAGCGACATGTTTGGAAATTCTAAATTGAATCTTCATTTGGATATAGGTTCTGCTGCCGGGGAGTTTCTTTTCGATTTAGCTCTAGATAATACCAGTTGGAATTATTTAGGAATTGAAATTCGTGAGAGATTAGTCAAAAATGCTAAATTAAAAGTGATTGAAAAAGAAATCAAAAATCTATATTTTTTATTTGGTAATGCTAATAATATTTTGAATGATGTCCAAAGTAAAATTATTATTAAAAATCTAAAAAGCATTTCTTTTAATTTTCCTGATCCATGGTTTAAAAAGAGACATTTTAAAAGGCGTGTAATTCAGCCAGAATTTATTAATATTCTCTCAAATTCATTACAAAAAGGGACCCTAATTTTTATAAAAACAGATGTAAAGGATCTATTCGATTACATGGATAGCACTATATCAAGTAATTTTTATTTTAAAAAAATAGATAAAAAAGATTTTGATTATTCTAAAAGTTTTAATCCAAGTAAAGTTAAAACTAATCGTGAAAAGTATGTAATTGTTAACCAACTTGAAATTTTTGAAAGGATTTATATAAAAGATTGA
- the ileS gene encoding isoleucine--tRNA ligase, translating to MKSQNSKEQKSDFSYKETLNLLKTDFSMRANSVVREPEIQNFWANNDIDFQLGSNNSGEIFTLHDGPPYANGALHMGHALNKVLKDIINKYKTLRGFRVHFVPGWDCHGLPIELKVLQNLKSDERKNLDTLNLRKKATDYAHIQINNQKEGFKRWGIWGNWDNPYLTLKKSYESAQIGVFGKMFLNGYIYRGLKPVHWSPSSRTALAEAELEYPDEHYSKSIYVSLKITNISDQILLNFNPENLNIKKDFFQNNSFITIWTTTPWTIPANEAVAVNPKIKYVFAIDEEKRIYLFAKDLSSEISKKFNKDFKVLLEVRGSELENIEYQHPTKDKNCRILIGGDYITTESGTGIVHTAPGHGIDDFNVGQKYDLPITCVVDEKGNLNESSGQFQGSNVLKDANNLIIEYLKGNNLLLLQENYKHRYPYDWRTKKPTIFRATEQWFASVNGFRSSALKAIEDVEWMPETGKKRIYSMVVGRGDWCISRQRSWGVPIPVFYKKNGNDILLNNEIINHIQELFSEHGADIWWDWDVKNLLPESYAKESDQWKKGTDTMDVWFDSGSSWAAVCELRSELKYPADLYLEGSDQHRGWFQSSLLTSVAVNNKPPYKKVLTHGFALDENGRKMSKSLGNVVDPNIIINGGNNKKTDPAYGADVLRLWVSSVDYSVDVPIGSNILKQLSDVYRKVRNTARYLLGNIHDYDPNVDNFEIDQLPLLDQWMLGRLVEVTDEISNAYENYEFSKFFQILQSFCVVDLSNFYLDIAKDRLYVSSKSQFRRRSCQFVMSKVVENLAVLISPVLCHMAEDIWQNIPYSTKEKSVFQRGWPIFSQSWKNQILNEHITNLRNLRVEINKAIEGCRNKQIIGAALETEVNYLPEDKVLKDSLTWLKEFGNQDVDLFRDWLIVSNFQVVSDLAENSLIIDDNALGKIQILKAQGQKCDRCWHYQKETFIGIQNTKLCKRCSNIINFEFI from the coding sequence ATGAAATCTCAAAATAGCAAAGAACAAAAATCAGACTTTTCTTATAAAGAAACTTTAAATTTATTAAAAACTGATTTCTCAATGCGCGCAAATTCAGTTGTAAGAGAACCTGAGATACAGAATTTTTGGGCTAATAATGATATTGATTTCCAATTAGGTTCAAACAATTCAGGCGAAATATTTACATTACATGATGGCCCTCCTTATGCAAATGGAGCTCTTCATATGGGTCATGCCCTTAATAAAGTTTTAAAAGACATAATTAATAAGTACAAAACCTTAAGAGGATTTAGGGTTCATTTCGTACCTGGTTGGGACTGTCATGGATTACCTATTGAATTAAAAGTTCTTCAGAATTTAAAATCTGATGAAAGAAAGAATCTTGATACTCTAAATTTAAGAAAAAAAGCAACAGATTATGCCCATATTCAAATTAATAATCAAAAGGAGGGTTTCAAAAGGTGGGGCATATGGGGAAATTGGGATAACCCTTACTTAACTCTTAAGAAAAGTTATGAATCTGCTCAGATTGGAGTATTTGGGAAAATGTTTTTAAATGGATATATATATCGAGGTCTTAAACCTGTGCATTGGAGTCCAAGTTCGAGGACTGCACTTGCAGAAGCAGAATTAGAATATCCGGATGAACATTATTCAAAAAGTATTTATGTTTCATTAAAAATTACTAATATATCTGATCAAATTCTATTAAATTTCAACCCAGAAAATCTTAATATCAAAAAAGATTTTTTTCAAAATAATTCTTTCATAACTATTTGGACCACTACTCCTTGGACCATACCTGCAAATGAAGCAGTTGCAGTAAATCCAAAAATAAAGTACGTTTTTGCTATCGATGAAGAGAAACGAATTTACCTTTTTGCAAAGGATTTATCTTCTGAAATAAGTAAGAAATTTAATAAAGATTTCAAGGTGCTTTTAGAGGTTAGAGGTTCTGAATTGGAAAATATTGAATATCAACATCCTACTAAGGATAAAAATTGCAGAATCTTGATTGGGGGGGATTACATTACGACAGAATCAGGTACTGGAATTGTTCATACTGCACCTGGTCATGGGATAGATGACTTTAATGTGGGGCAAAAATATGATTTACCTATTACATGTGTTGTTGATGAAAAAGGGAACTTAAATGAATCTTCTGGACAATTTCAAGGATCCAATGTCCTGAAAGATGCCAATAATTTAATTATTGAATATTTAAAAGGAAATAATTTGCTTCTATTACAAGAAAATTATAAACATAGATATCCGTATGATTGGAGAACCAAAAAACCAACTATTTTTAGGGCAACAGAACAATGGTTTGCCTCTGTAAATGGCTTTAGATCATCTGCATTAAAGGCAATCGAAGATGTTGAATGGATGCCAGAGACTGGAAAGAAAAGAATTTATTCTATGGTTGTTGGGAGAGGAGATTGGTGTATTTCTAGACAGAGGTCATGGGGTGTACCTATTCCAGTTTTTTATAAAAAAAATGGTAATGATATCCTACTTAACAACGAGATAATTAATCATATTCAAGAACTTTTTAGTGAACATGGAGCAGATATTTGGTGGGATTGGGATGTTAAGAATCTTTTGCCTGAAAGTTATGCAAAAGAATCGGATCAATGGAAAAAAGGGACAGATACAATGGATGTTTGGTTCGATTCAGGATCTAGCTGGGCCGCAGTATGTGAACTGAGAAGTGAATTAAAGTATCCAGCAGATCTTTATTTAGAGGGCTCAGATCAACATCGAGGATGGTTTCAGTCTTCTTTGCTTACATCTGTTGCAGTCAATAATAAACCTCCCTATAAGAAAGTTTTAACTCATGGTTTTGCACTTGATGAAAATGGAAGAAAAATGAGTAAATCTTTAGGAAATGTTGTTGACCCAAATATAATTATTAATGGAGGTAATAATAAAAAAACTGACCCTGCTTATGGTGCTGATGTTTTAAGGCTATGGGTAAGCTCTGTAGATTATTCAGTTGATGTTCCAATTGGTTCAAATATACTCAAGCAACTTTCAGACGTTTACAGAAAAGTTCGTAATACTGCAAGATATCTTCTTGGTAATATTCATGATTATGATCCTAATGTTGATAATTTTGAAATTGATCAATTGCCTCTCTTAGATCAATGGATGTTAGGCAGACTAGTTGAGGTTACAGATGAAATATCAAATGCTTATGAAAATTATGAATTTTCAAAATTTTTCCAAATCTTGCAAAGTTTTTGCGTTGTAGATCTATCAAATTTTTATTTGGATATTGCGAAGGATAGGTTGTATGTAAGTTCTAAATCACAATTTAGGAGAAGATCATGTCAGTTCGTCATGTCAAAAGTTGTTGAAAATTTAGCTGTACTTATTTCTCCAGTGCTTTGTCATATGGCTGAAGATATTTGGCAAAATATACCATATTCAACTAAAGAAAAATCAGTCTTTCAAAGAGGATGGCCAATATTTTCGCAGTCATGGAAAAATCAAATACTTAATGAACACATTACAAATTTAAGAAATTTGAGAGTTGAAATTAATAAGGCTATAGAAGGATGTAGAAACAAACAAATAATTGGAGCAGCTTTGGAAACTGAAGTTAATTATTTACCTGAAGATAAAGTTTTAAAAGATTCACTTACTTGGCTAAAAGAATTTGGCAATCAAGATGTAGATTTATTTAGGGATTGGCTTATAGTATCAAACTTCCAAGTGGTATCTGATTTAGCGGAAAATTCTCTAATTATTGATGACAATGCACTTGGAAAAATACAAATATTAAAAGCTCAAGGTCAAAAATGTGATAGATGTTGGCATTATCAAAAAGAAACTTTTATTGGAATACAAAATACAAAATTATGCAAAAGATGTTCAAATATTATTAATTTTGAATTTATTTAA